Part of the Patescibacteria group bacterium genome, TTTCTGGTTTCGAAACCAGTTTATAGCTTCATGGAATAAAGCAATTTTAAATAATAGCTAATCGGAGGTATCGGATACCTCCGATTAGCAAAAATATATAAAAAAATGAAGGGAAATTATTATCATATTTATAACAGAGGAGTTGACAAGAGGATTGTTTTTGAAAACCATCCTGACTATGTTCACTTTTTGGAATTAATTTCGAGTGTCAATCAGCTGGAAGCAATTGGAAGTTTATATCACTATAATCAAAATAAGAATGAAGAGATAAAGGAAGACTCCAAAAAATTGGTCGAGATTATAGCTTATTCTTTATTGCCTAATCATTTCCATCTTCTCGTAAGAGAATCTATTAATGGAGGTATCTCTAAGTTTATGCAGAAAGTTAGCATAGGTTATACGAATCGCTTTAATATAAAAAATAAAAGATCTGGTTCTCTTTTTCAGGGCAAATATAAGAGCGTCACAGTAG contains:
- a CDS encoding transposase, which gives rise to MKGNYYHIYNRGVDKRIVFENHPDYVHFLELISSVNQLEAIGSLYHYNQNKNEEIKEDSKKLVEIIAYSLLPNHFHLLVRESINGGISKFMQKVSIGYTNRFNIKNKRSGSLFQGKYKSVTVDNEDYLLYLSAYILGNSEIHRICKAGEYNYSNYNIALAGKARMFNKYILKNFSSIEVYCSYLNDVVKNSKTIKQDKKMYTLE